A stretch of Saccharothrix texasensis DNA encodes these proteins:
- a CDS encoding penicillin-binding transpeptidase domain-containing protein, whose product MIARKPSLSRLVLPGVVLLLVSGCGLFSSRPGPDQVAGDFLAKLAAGDVDGAAGLTDDPADAKELLGKVREVLKPESLAAEVEQVGSTGESTTADATARLDWDLGHDHAWSYQTKFDLRREEDDWKVHWAPSVVHPKLAVQQSLGVAEVKPALAPVLDRDGTPLLAPEQVVSVLLDAKDAGDLNAVAAALAAALTPIDPAITQLAIVDGVSKAPAGQVYQVAALRDADYQTVKPAIYELPGVRFTTQTSLLAPSRTFGSQVLPAVRKAVEEEIAGKAGLRVYTVNAAGDEVETLHEQAPEAAQAISTALSRSAQVAAEDALEPVPQAAMLVALQASTGDVLAVAQNGPADEAGPMALSGRYPPGSTFKIVTAAAALSSGQATADTPLPCPGTTVVDGRRVVPNDHEFDKGTIPLHSAFAFSCNTTFAQLAAAMEPDALTEAADSFGLGVDFDIPAITTITGSVPPATDVVERAEDGFGQGKLLASPFGMALVAATTATGKMPVPTLLKGRETKVDHTPTPPTPAVLEPLRAMMREVVETGTAPQLKPHGDVRGKTGTAQFGDGTNSHGWFVGYRGDIAFATLLLGTNSSAPAVEATARFLAALG is encoded by the coding sequence GTGATCGCGCGCAAGCCGTCCCTGTCCCGCTTGGTCCTTCCCGGGGTGGTCCTGCTGCTCGTCAGCGGCTGCGGCCTGTTCTCCTCCCGTCCCGGTCCGGACCAGGTGGCGGGCGACTTCCTGGCCAAGCTCGCCGCGGGCGACGTGGACGGCGCGGCCGGCCTCACCGACGACCCGGCCGACGCCAAGGAGCTGCTGGGCAAGGTCCGCGAGGTGCTCAAGCCGGAGAGCCTGGCCGCCGAGGTCGAGCAGGTGGGCTCGACGGGCGAGTCGACCACCGCCGACGCGACCGCGCGGCTCGACTGGGACCTCGGGCACGACCACGCGTGGAGCTACCAGACGAAGTTCGACCTCCGGCGCGAGGAGGACGACTGGAAGGTGCACTGGGCGCCTTCGGTCGTGCACCCGAAGCTCGCCGTGCAGCAGTCGCTCGGCGTGGCCGAGGTGAAGCCCGCGCTGGCGCCCGTGCTCGACCGGGACGGCACGCCGCTGCTCGCGCCGGAGCAGGTCGTGTCGGTCCTGCTCGACGCGAAGGACGCGGGCGACCTCAACGCGGTGGCCGCCGCGCTGGCCGCGGCGCTGACGCCCATCGACCCCGCGATCACCCAGTTGGCGATCGTGGACGGGGTGTCGAAGGCGCCCGCCGGGCAGGTCTACCAGGTGGCCGCGCTGCGCGACGCCGACTACCAGACCGTGAAGCCCGCGATCTACGAGCTGCCGGGGGTGCGGTTCACCACGCAGACGAGCCTGCTGGCGCCGTCGCGCACGTTCGGCTCGCAGGTGCTGCCCGCCGTGCGCAAGGCGGTGGAGGAGGAGATCGCCGGGAAGGCCGGGCTGCGCGTGTACACGGTGAACGCGGCCGGCGACGAGGTGGAGACGCTGCACGAGCAGGCGCCGGAGGCGGCGCAGGCGATCTCGACCGCGTTGAGCCGCTCGGCGCAGGTGGCGGCGGAGGACGCGCTGGAGCCCGTGCCGCAGGCGGCGATGCTGGTGGCGTTGCAGGCGTCGACCGGCGACGTGCTGGCGGTCGCGCAGAACGGACCGGCCGACGAGGCGGGCCCGATGGCGCTGTCCGGCCGCTACCCGCCCGGGTCGACGTTCAAGATCGTGACGGCGGCGGCGGCGCTGTCGTCCGGGCAGGCGACGGCGGACACCCCGCTGCCGTGCCCCGGCACGACGGTCGTCGACGGTCGCCGGGTCGTGCCGAACGACCACGAGTTCGACAAGGGCACGATCCCGCTGCACTCGGCGTTCGCCTTCTCCTGCAACACGACGTTCGCGCAGCTCGCGGCCGCGATGGAGCCGGACGCGCTGACCGAGGCGGCGGACTCGTTCGGCCTCGGCGTCGACTTCGACATCCCGGCGATCACCACGATCACCGGTTCCGTGCCGCCCGCCACCGACGTGGTGGAGCGGGCGGAGGACGGCTTCGGCCAGGGCAAGCTGCTGGCGAGCCCGTTCGGCATGGCCCTGGTGGCGGCGACGACGGCGACGGGCAAGATGCCGGTGCCGACGCTGCTGAAGGGCCGGGAGACGAAGGTGGACCACACCCCGACCCCGCCGACACCCGCCGTGCTGGAGCCGTTGCGGGCGATGATGCGGGAAGTGGTCGAGACCGGCACCGCGCCGCAGCTCAAGCCGCACGGGGACGTGCGGGGCAAGACCGGCACGGCGCAGTTCGGCGACGGCACCAACTCGCACGGCTGGTTCGTCGGCTACCGGGGTGACATCGCGTTCGCGACCCTGCTCCTGGGCACCAACAGCTCCGCCCCGGCGGTCGAGGCCACCGCCCGCTTCCTGGCCGCCCTCGGCTGA
- a CDS encoding cobyric acid synthase — MRSALLVAGTTSDAGKSVLAAGLCRWLTRQGVRTAPFKAQNMSNNSVVTADGGEIGRAQAVQAAACGLAPSVRFNPVLLKPGGDRSSQVVVLGRAVGEVSALSYRERKAELFATVLTTLDGLRDDFEVVVCEGAGSPAEINLRANDIANMGLARAADLPVLVVGDIDRGGVFAHLFGTLALLDPADQALVGGFVVNKFRGDPALLEPGLRQLHALTGRPVLGVLPWREELWLDAEDSLSYAADGVIGRPEPPRGDQWLRVAVVRLPRISNATDVEALACEPGVSVRFVTEPSRLADADLVVVPGSKATVDDLRWLRATGLADAIAAHDGPVLGVCGGFQMLGRTIEDAVESRAGVVEGLGLLDVDVRFEPGKTLGTPHGDALGERVTGYEIHHGVVTRNAEEGLLTLPDGTPEGALRGRVAGTHWHGLLENDGFRRAFLRWAAGHAGREGFTPAPDVDFAGRRSAQLDLLGDLVAEHLDTDAVWALLEEGVPPGLPVIPPAGAPPVA; from the coding sequence GTGCGCAGTGCGTTGCTGGTGGCCGGCACCACGTCGGACGCGGGGAAGAGCGTGCTGGCGGCGGGTCTGTGCAGGTGGCTCACCCGCCAAGGGGTGAGGACGGCCCCGTTCAAGGCCCAGAACATGTCCAACAACTCGGTCGTGACGGCCGACGGCGGCGAGATCGGCCGGGCGCAGGCGGTGCAGGCCGCCGCGTGCGGGCTGGCGCCGAGCGTGCGGTTCAACCCGGTGCTGCTCAAGCCGGGCGGCGACCGCAGCTCGCAGGTCGTGGTGCTGGGCCGGGCGGTCGGCGAGGTGTCCGCGCTGTCCTACCGCGAGCGCAAGGCCGAGCTGTTCGCCACGGTCCTGACCACGCTGGACGGCCTGCGCGACGACTTCGAGGTGGTGGTCTGCGAGGGCGCGGGCTCACCCGCCGAGATCAACCTCAGGGCGAACGACATCGCGAACATGGGCCTGGCGCGGGCGGCGGACCTGCCGGTGCTCGTGGTCGGCGACATCGACCGGGGCGGGGTGTTCGCGCACCTGTTCGGCACGCTGGCCCTGCTCGACCCGGCCGACCAGGCGCTGGTCGGCGGGTTCGTGGTGAACAAGTTCCGCGGCGACCCGGCGTTGCTCGAACCGGGCCTGCGGCAGCTGCACGCCCTCACCGGGCGTCCCGTGCTCGGCGTGCTGCCGTGGCGGGAAGAGCTGTGGCTGGACGCGGAGGACTCCCTGTCCTACGCGGCGGACGGCGTGATCGGCCGGCCCGAGCCGCCGCGCGGCGACCAGTGGCTGCGGGTGGCCGTGGTGCGGTTGCCGCGCATCTCCAACGCCACCGACGTCGAGGCGCTGGCGTGCGAGCCGGGCGTGTCGGTGCGGTTCGTCACCGAGCCGTCCCGGCTGGCCGACGCGGACCTCGTGGTGGTGCCCGGGTCGAAGGCGACGGTGGACGACCTGCGCTGGCTGCGCGCCACCGGCCTGGCCGACGCGATCGCCGCGCACGACGGGCCGGTGCTCGGCGTCTGCGGCGGGTTCCAGATGCTCGGCCGGACGATCGAGGACGCGGTGGAGTCGCGCGCGGGCGTGGTCGAGGGCTTGGGGCTGCTGGACGTGGACGTGCGGTTCGAGCCGGGCAAGACGCTGGGCACGCCGCACGGCGACGCGCTCGGCGAGCGCGTCACGGGCTACGAGATCCACCACGGCGTGGTCACCCGCAACGCCGAGGAAGGGCTCCTCACCCTGCCGGACGGCACGCCGGAGGGCGCGCTGCGCGGCCGGGTCGCGGGCACCCACTGGCACGGCCTGCTGGAGAACGACGGCTTCCGCCGGGCGTTCCTGCGCTGGGCCGCCGGCCACGCGGGTCGGGAAGGATTCACCCCCGCGCCGGACGTCGACTTCGCCGGACGGCGGTCCGCTCAGCTCGACCTGCTCGGCGACCTGGTCGCCGAGCACCTCGACACCGACGCGGTGTGGGCGTTGCTGGAGGAGGGCGTGCCACCCGGGCTGCCGGTCATCCCCCCGGCGGGTGCGCCACCTGTCGCCTGA
- the map gene encoding type I methionyl aminopeptidase, with protein sequence MSARAVLQPGVLSPRRPVPARIERPEYVDRPEPKRNTDPWVQPPEVVEAMRVAGRLAAQALQEAGKVIVPGVTTDEIDAVAHEFLCDNGAYPSTLGYRGFPKSCCTSLNEVICHGIPDTTVVEDGDIVNVDVTAFIGGVHGDTNATFLAGDVSEEARLLVERTHEATMRAIKAVKPGRQLNVVGRVIESYANRFGYGVVRDFTGHGIGRTFHSGLVVLHYDAPHVPTVIEEGMTFTIEPMITLGGIDHDLWDDGWTVTTRDKSWTAQFEHTIVVTADGAEILTVC encoded by the coding sequence ATGTCCGCGCGTGCCGTCCTCCAGCCAGGTGTGCTGTCCCCCCGCCGTCCGGTGCCCGCCAGGATCGAGCGGCCCGAGTACGTCGACCGGCCTGAACCCAAGCGCAACACCGATCCCTGGGTGCAGCCGCCCGAGGTGGTCGAGGCGATGCGCGTCGCGGGCAGGTTGGCGGCGCAGGCGTTGCAGGAGGCGGGCAAGGTGATCGTGCCCGGCGTGACCACCGACGAGATCGACGCGGTCGCGCACGAGTTCCTGTGCGACAACGGCGCGTACCCGTCCACGCTCGGCTACCGCGGCTTCCCCAAGTCCTGCTGCACCTCGCTCAACGAGGTCATCTGCCACGGCATCCCCGACACGACCGTCGTCGAGGACGGCGACATCGTCAACGTCGACGTCACCGCGTTCATCGGCGGCGTGCACGGCGACACGAACGCCACCTTCCTCGCCGGCGACGTGAGCGAGGAGGCCCGCCTCCTCGTCGAGCGCACGCACGAGGCCACCATGCGCGCCATCAAGGCGGTGAAGCCGGGGCGGCAGCTCAACGTGGTCGGCCGCGTCATCGAGTCCTACGCCAACCGCTTCGGCTACGGCGTGGTGCGCGACTTCACCGGCCACGGCATCGGCCGCACCTTCCACAGCGGCCTGGTCGTGCTGCACTACGACGCGCCGCACGTGCCCACGGTGATCGAAGAGGGCATGACGTTCACCATCGAGCCGATGATCACCCTCGGCGGCATCGACCACGACCTGTGGGACGACGGCTGGACGGTCACCACCCGCGACAAGAGCTGGACCGCCCAGTTCGAGCACACGATCGTGGTCACCGCGGACGGCGCGGAGATCCTCACCGTCTGCTGA
- a CDS encoding pentapeptide repeat-containing protein, whose protein sequence is MRQDVVRTASSVLLGTGGAATFRGTGFTGAADFRDTWFRDQADFRRVRFGESVPSVRTRASASERPPGPH, encoded by the coding sequence GTGCGGCAGGACGTGGTCCGCACCGCCTCCAGCGTCCTGCTCGGCACGGGCGGCGCGGCGACGTTCCGCGGCACCGGGTTCACCGGCGCCGCGGACTTCCGCGACACGTGGTTCCGCGACCAGGCCGACTTCCGGCGGGTGCGGTTCGGCGAGTCGGTGCCCTCCGTTCGAACCCGGGCCTCAGCTAGCGAACGTCCACCAGGACCGCACTGA
- a CDS encoding LysR family transcriptional regulator, with protein sequence MLDLGRLRALHAVAQHGSVGAAATALGYTPSAVSQQIAKLERETRTTLLERRGRGVALTDAAHLLSATAGQVLALVEHAEVALEEQRGAAVGELRVGAFATAARGLLPAAVVRLAERHPQLDVRLVELDPPDCLEAVARGELDLAVTHDWVNAPLAVPEPVSRVRLGEDVADVLLPVAHPLARRESVTPEDLAGERWICQPEGTICHDWLVNTFRGAGMEPDLAYRIAEYETQLALLAKGIGVALLPRLGRGALPGSVRAVPFRPTPTRRVFAVWRTQAGRRPAVTTTLAALRDCWEQRETA encoded by the coding sequence ATGTTGGATCTCGGACGGCTCCGCGCCCTGCACGCGGTCGCGCAGCACGGCTCGGTCGGCGCGGCGGCCACGGCGTTGGGCTACACGCCGTCGGCGGTCTCGCAGCAGATCGCCAAGCTGGAACGGGAGACCCGCACCACGCTGCTGGAACGCCGCGGGCGCGGTGTCGCCCTGACCGACGCGGCGCACCTGCTGTCGGCCACCGCCGGGCAGGTGCTCGCGCTGGTCGAGCACGCCGAGGTGGCGTTGGAGGAGCAGCGCGGCGCGGCCGTCGGCGAGCTGCGGGTGGGCGCGTTCGCCACCGCCGCGCGCGGCCTGCTGCCGGCAGCGGTGGTGCGGCTGGCCGAGCGGCACCCGCAGCTGGACGTGCGGCTGGTCGAGCTCGACCCGCCGGACTGCCTGGAGGCGGTGGCGCGCGGCGAGCTGGACCTGGCCGTCACGCACGACTGGGTCAACGCGCCGCTGGCCGTGCCGGAGCCGGTGTCCCGGGTGCGGTTGGGCGAGGACGTGGCCGACGTGCTGCTGCCCGTCGCGCACCCGTTGGCGCGGCGGGAGTCCGTGACGCCGGAGGACCTGGCGGGCGAGCGGTGGATCTGCCAGCCGGAGGGCACGATCTGCCACGACTGGCTGGTGAACACCTTCCGCGGCGCGGGCATGGAACCCGACCTGGCGTACCGGATCGCCGAGTACGAGACGCAGTTGGCGTTGCTGGCGAAGGGGATCGGCGTGGCGCTGCTGCCCCGGCTCGGTCGTGGCGCGTTGCCGGGCTCGGTGCGCGCGGTGCCGTTCCGGCCGACGCCGACGCGCCGGGTGTTCGCGGTGTGGCGCACGCAGGCCGGCCGCCGCCCTGCCGTGACCACGACCCTGGCCGCGTTGCGCGACTGCTGGGAGCAGCGGGAGACCGCTTGA
- the ispG gene encoding flavodoxin-dependent (E)-4-hydroxy-3-methylbut-2-enyl-diphosphate synthase, which produces MSDGVMLGLPAMPPPVLSERRKTRQLMVGSVGVGSEFPVSVQSMTTTVTADVNATLQQIAELTAAGCDIVRVACPSQDDADALAAIAKKSQIPVIADIHFQPKYVFAAIEAGCAAVRVNPGNIKKFDDKVKEIAAAARDHGTPIRIGVNAGSLDPRLMAKYGKATPEALAESALWEASLFAEHDFHDLKISVKHNDPVVMVRAYELLAEQCDYPLHLGVTEAGPAFQGTIKSAVAFGALLRQGIGDTIRVSLSAPPVEEVKVGHQILQSLNLRPRKLEIVSCPSCGRAQVDVYTLAEQVTAGLEGMEVPLRVAVMGCVVNGPGEAREADLGVASGNGKGQIFVKGKVVKTVPEHQIVETLIEEAMRIAEEMGETVEGGEPVVTVG; this is translated from the coding sequence ATGAGTGACGGCGTCATGCTCGGCCTGCCGGCGATGCCTCCTCCGGTGTTGTCGGAGCGGCGCAAGACCCGCCAGCTCATGGTGGGTTCGGTGGGTGTCGGGAGTGAGTTCCCGGTGTCGGTGCAGTCGATGACGACGACCGTGACGGCGGACGTGAACGCCACGCTCCAGCAGATCGCGGAGCTGACGGCGGCCGGCTGCGACATCGTGCGGGTGGCGTGCCCGTCGCAGGACGACGCGGACGCGCTGGCGGCGATCGCGAAGAAGTCGCAGATCCCGGTCATCGCGGACATCCACTTCCAGCCGAAGTACGTGTTCGCGGCGATCGAGGCCGGCTGCGCGGCGGTCCGGGTGAACCCCGGCAACATCAAGAAGTTCGACGACAAGGTCAAGGAGATCGCGGCGGCGGCCCGGGACCACGGCACGCCGATCCGCATCGGCGTGAACGCGGGCTCGCTGGACCCGCGGTTGATGGCGAAGTACGGCAAGGCGACGCCGGAGGCGCTGGCGGAGTCGGCGCTGTGGGAGGCGTCGCTGTTCGCCGAGCACGACTTCCACGACCTGAAGATCTCGGTGAAGCACAACGACCCGGTGGTGATGGTCCGGGCGTACGAGCTGCTGGCCGAGCAGTGCGACTACCCGCTGCACCTGGGTGTGACGGAGGCGGGCCCGGCGTTCCAGGGCACGATCAAGTCGGCGGTGGCGTTCGGCGCGCTGCTGCGGCAGGGCATCGGGGACACGATCCGGGTGTCGCTGTCGGCTCCTCCGGTGGAGGAGGTGAAGGTCGGGCACCAGATCCTCCAGTCGCTCAACCTGCGCCCGCGCAAGCTGGAGATCGTGTCGTGCCCGTCCTGCGGCCGCGCCCAGGTCGACGTCTACACCCTGGCGGAGCAGGTCACGGCCGGTCTGGAGGGCATGGAGGTGCCGCTCCGGGTCGCCGTGATGGGCTGCGTGGTGAACGGGCCGGGCGAGGCGCGTGAGGCCGACCTCGGTGTCGCCTCGGGCAACGGCAAGGGCCAGATCTTCGTCAAGGGCAAGGTCGTCAAGACCGTCCCCGAGCACCAGATCGTGGAGACCCTGATCGAAGAGGCCATGCGGATCGCCGAGGAGATGGGCGAGACCGTCGAGGGCGGCGAACCGGTCGTCACGGTCGGCTGA
- a CDS encoding alpha/beta fold hydrolase yields MSVPADIIHRMVDVPATAVLVHSPYLGPASMRPLADALAERGHPVVLLDLRVNVNAAPVHQRLLGVFADAVEDAMVEGDLVLVGHSGAGPLLPAFADALETPVRGLVFLDADLPTPGRSWRDDAPAERMAHLKTISRDGLMPRWDLWFAPEALSAMVPDVRLLEEIVAEAPEVPLAFLKEPRPTVAWTGPCSYVRLSGAYDTAASAARELGWPVVELDSHHLGAVTSPAEVAAALAPLLGMR; encoded by the coding sequence GTGTCGGTCCCGGCTGACATCATCCACCGCATGGTCGACGTCCCCGCCACCGCGGTCCTGGTGCACAGCCCCTACCTCGGGCCCGCGAGCATGCGCCCGCTCGCCGACGCGCTGGCCGAGCGCGGTCACCCCGTGGTGCTGCTCGACCTGCGGGTGAACGTCAACGCCGCACCCGTCCACCAGCGGTTGCTCGGGGTGTTCGCCGACGCCGTCGAGGACGCCATGGTCGAGGGCGACCTGGTGCTGGTGGGGCACAGCGGCGCCGGTCCGCTGCTGCCCGCGTTCGCCGACGCCCTGGAGACCCCCGTGCGCGGGCTGGTGTTCCTCGACGCCGACCTGCCCACCCCGGGCCGGAGCTGGCGCGACGACGCGCCGGCCGAGCGGATGGCGCACCTGAAGACCATCTCCCGGGACGGCCTGATGCCGCGCTGGGACCTCTGGTTCGCGCCCGAGGCGCTGTCGGCGATGGTGCCGGACGTGCGGCTGCTGGAGGAGATCGTGGCCGAGGCGCCCGAGGTGCCGCTGGCGTTCCTCAAGGAGCCCCGGCCCACCGTGGCGTGGACCGGGCCGTGCTCGTACGTGCGGCTCAGCGGCGCCTACGACACCGCCGCCTCGGCGGCCCGGGAGCTGGGTTGGCCGGTGGTGGAGCTGGACAGCCACCACCTGGGCGCGGTGACGTCGCCCGCCGAGGTGGCGGCGGCCCTGGCGCCGCTGCTCGGCATGCGGTGA
- a CDS encoding FadR/GntR family transcriptional regulator, which translates to MPLATTRRAGLVDQVIDQMRGAIAAGEWPVGRRIPPEPELVTALGVGRNTVREAVRALSHAGLLEVRQGDGTFVRATSELSGAVRRMCGSELREVLQVRRTLEVEGARLAATHRTDEEVRKLEELLAERDGALAAKDWAGLVERDTAFHVMLVQCSHNTLLAELYQGLTEAVRASITATVETDHEDDHVSHAGLLDAVRDRDAARAAAEAGGFLEELLERHKD; encoded by the coding sequence GTGCCGTTGGCCACTACTCGGCGGGCCGGGCTCGTCGACCAGGTGATCGACCAGATGAGGGGAGCGATCGCCGCCGGTGAATGGCCGGTCGGCCGCCGCATCCCACCCGAACCGGAGCTGGTCACCGCCCTGGGCGTGGGGCGCAACACCGTGCGGGAGGCGGTGCGCGCGTTGTCCCACGCCGGGCTGTTGGAGGTGCGCCAGGGCGACGGCACGTTCGTCCGCGCGACCAGCGAGCTGTCCGGCGCGGTCCGCCGGATGTGCGGCAGCGAGCTGCGCGAGGTCCTCCAGGTGCGCCGGACGCTGGAGGTGGAGGGCGCCCGACTGGCCGCGACCCACCGCACCGACGAAGAGGTCCGCAAGCTCGAAGAGCTGCTGGCCGAGCGGGACGGCGCGCTGGCCGCGAAGGACTGGGCCGGGCTGGTGGAGCGGGACACCGCGTTCCACGTGATGCTCGTCCAGTGCTCGCACAACACCCTGCTGGCCGAGCTGTACCAGGGCCTCACGGAGGCGGTCCGGGCCAGCATCACGGCCACCGTGGAAACCGATCACGAGGACGACCACGTGTCGCACGCCGGCCTGCTCGACGCGGTGCGCGACCGGGACGCGGCCCGCGCCGCGGCCGAGGCGGGCGGTTTCCTGGAGGAGTTGCTGGAGCGGCACAAGGACTGA
- a CDS encoding GNAT family N-acetyltransferase, with amino-acid sequence MLRLAGARLLDERDLSEVLAVLAADPVASCMVAARVEVAGLDPWRLGGEVWAYDHRSLRGGRVDALCFAGPNLIPLRGDTPALRSFADRARRRGRMCSSLVGPSEQVLGLWEELSPDWGPAREVRADQPLMALGGSPSIPLDPLVRPVRPDELDRYLPAAIAMFIEEVGVDPCAEDGGVSYRARVAELIAAGRAFARFEGGDVVFKAEIGAMSAQVGQIQGVWVRPDRRGHGIGAAGTAAVAERLVKSMGRTASLYVNSYNDVAKAAYRKIGFAQVGQYATVLF; translated from the coding sequence GTGCTGAGGTTGGCTGGCGCGCGTTTGCTCGACGAGCGGGACCTGTCCGAGGTGCTGGCCGTGCTGGCGGCCGACCCGGTGGCGTCCTGCATGGTCGCCGCACGGGTCGAGGTCGCGGGGCTCGACCCGTGGCGGCTCGGCGGCGAGGTGTGGGCGTACGACCACCGGTCGCTGCGGGGCGGCCGGGTCGACGCGCTGTGCTTCGCCGGTCCGAACCTGATCCCGCTGCGCGGCGACACGCCCGCGCTGCGCAGCTTCGCCGACCGCGCCCGCCGTCGCGGCCGCATGTGCTCGTCGCTGGTCGGGCCCTCCGAGCAGGTGCTCGGCCTGTGGGAGGAGCTGTCCCCGGACTGGGGACCGGCCCGCGAGGTGCGCGCCGACCAGCCGTTGATGGCGCTGGGCGGCAGCCCGTCGATCCCGCTGGACCCGCTGGTGCGGCCGGTCCGACCGGACGAGCTCGACCGGTACCTGCCCGCCGCGATCGCCATGTTCATCGAGGAGGTCGGCGTCGACCCGTGCGCCGAGGACGGCGGCGTGTCCTACCGGGCGCGGGTGGCCGAGCTGATCGCGGCCGGGCGGGCGTTCGCCCGGTTCGAAGGCGGCGACGTGGTGTTCAAGGCCGAGATCGGGGCCATGTCGGCGCAGGTGGGCCAGATCCAGGGCGTGTGGGTGCGGCCGGACCGCCGCGGGCACGGCATCGGCGCGGCGGGCACCGCGGCGGTGGCCGAACGCCTGGTCAAGAGCATGGGCCGGACCGCGTCGCTGTACGTGAACTCCTACAACGACGTGGCCAAGGCGGCCTACCGCAAGATCGGCTTCGCCCAGGTCGGCCAGTACGCGACCGTGCTGTTCTGA
- a CDS encoding EamA family transporter — protein MKPRHVAIAVLVATIWGVNFVVIKVGLRDFPPLFFSALRFLAAAVPALWFVGRPKVAWKWVVAVALALGVAKFGLLFVGMAAGMPAGLSSLVLQSQVFFTVLFAAVLLKERPRPVQLIGMGVAAAGIAVIAIDYGVGSPISAFLLVVLGAVAWGVANVATRYARPPDPVNFIVWVSALAVLPLLGVSLVFEGPAADLAALRGIGWTGVGAILFIAWVSTLLGFGLWNLLLRTYEASAVVPFALLVPVAGMLSGWLLLDEAVSAVRLGAAALVIVGMAATTVKRRAPRVPAPVLVGSDAGATPLSSARIGD, from the coding sequence GTGAAACCACGCCACGTCGCGATCGCGGTGCTCGTCGCCACCATCTGGGGGGTCAACTTCGTCGTCATCAAGGTGGGCCTGCGCGACTTCCCGCCGCTGTTCTTCTCCGCGCTGCGGTTCCTGGCCGCCGCCGTGCCCGCGCTGTGGTTCGTCGGCAGGCCCAAGGTGGCGTGGAAGTGGGTCGTCGCGGTCGCGCTGGCGCTCGGCGTGGCGAAGTTCGGGTTGTTGTTCGTCGGGATGGCGGCCGGGATGCCCGCCGGGCTGTCGTCCCTGGTGCTGCAGAGCCAGGTGTTCTTCACCGTGCTGTTCGCGGCCGTGCTGCTGAAGGAACGGCCGCGACCCGTGCAGCTGATCGGGATGGGCGTGGCGGCGGCGGGGATCGCGGTGATCGCGATCGACTACGGCGTCGGCAGCCCGATCTCGGCCTTCCTGCTGGTGGTGCTGGGCGCGGTGGCGTGGGGCGTGGCGAACGTCGCCACCCGGTACGCCCGGCCGCCGGACCCGGTCAACTTCATCGTGTGGGTCAGCGCGTTGGCGGTGCTGCCGCTGCTCGGGGTGTCGCTCGTCTTCGAGGGACCGGCGGCGGACCTGGCCGCGCTGCGCGGGATCGGCTGGACCGGGGTCGGCGCGATCCTGTTCATCGCGTGGGTGTCGACGCTGCTCGGCTTCGGCCTGTGGAACCTGCTGCTGCGAACCTACGAAGCGAGCGCCGTGGTGCCGTTCGCGCTGCTGGTGCCCGTGGCGGGGATGCTGTCCGGGTGGCTGCTGCTGGACGAGGCGGTCAGCGCGGTCCGGCTCGGCGCGGCGGCGCTGGTGATCGTCGGCATGGCCGCCACGACGGTGAAACGACGAGCGCCCCGCGTGCCCGCGCCGGTCCTCGTCGGGTCGGACGCCGGGGCGACACCGCTTTCTTCCGCCCGCATCGGTGATTGA